The DNA sequence CGGTTCCGCGCTGAACACGATCATGGTCGAAGAGGACATGACCAAGACCACTCTCAGTGTCAGCGGCACACCGTACAACAGTTGGTACACCTGCCCCCGCGACAACAAGCGCACCTGCCTGCTCGACCCGTACGCCGACACCGTGGGCGGCAAGGAAATGCTCATGACCACCATTTCCGTGCCGTTGCTGGTGGACGGCAAGACCATCGGCGTGGTCGGCATCGACATCGCCCTCGATGCGCTGCAAGCGGCGGCCGTGAATTCCCAGCGTGAACTGTTCAACGGCGCCGGGCACATGCTGATCGTCTCCGGCAGCGGCGTGCTTGGCGCCTACAGCACCGACGCGACCAAGGTCGGCAAAGGCATCGCCGAAACCCTCGGCGCCGAAGGCAAGGACATCCTGCAACTGCTGAGCGCCGGCACAGCGAAGATTCTGGAACAGGGCGATCTGATCCGCGCCGTGTACCCGGTCGATCCGATCGGCAATTCCCGGGCCTGGGGCGTGGTCATCGACCTGCCGAAACAAGTGCTGCTGGCCGACTCGGTCAAGCTGCAAGCGGTGCTCGACGACGCTCAGCAAGCCGGCATGATTACCGCGCTGTCGGTGGCCGTGATCGCAGGTCTGATCGGCCTTGTGCTGATCTGGCTCACTGCTTCGGGCGTGACCCGTCCGATCAATAGCGTTGCCGAGATGCTGAAGAATATCGCCAGTGGCGAAGGCGACCTGACCCAGCGCCTGAACTACACCAAGAAAGATGAACTGGGCGAACTGGTGAACTGGTTCAACCGTTTCCTCGACAAGCTGCAACCCACCATCGCCCAGATCAAACAGAGCATCACCGAAGCCCGTGGCACCGCCGATCAGTCGTCGGAAATCGCCCGCCAGACCAGCGAAGGCATGCAGGTGCAGTTCCGCGAGATCGATCAGGTGGCGACCGCGTCCAACGAAATGAGCGCCACCGCCCATGACGTTGCCAACAGCGCTTCGAACGCGGCCAACGCGGCGAAAGGCGCCGATCAGTCGGCCAAGGACGGGATGTCGATCATCGAGCGCAGCACCCGCGACATCAATCAACTGGCCGATGAAGTCAGCAAAGCGGTGACCGAAGTCGAAGAGCTGGCGGTCAACAGCGAGCAGATCGGCTCGGTGCTGGAAGTGATCCGCAGCATCGCCGAACAGACCAACCTGCTGGCGCTGAACGCCGCGATCGAAGCGGCTCGTGCCGGTGAAAGCGGTCGTGGTTTTGCGGTGGTGGCCGACGAAGTCCGTAACCTGGCCAAACGAACCCAGGATTCGGTGGAAGAAATCCGCGTGGTCATCGAACGCATCCAGACCGGCACCCGTGGCGTGGTCGCGACCATGCATTCAAGCCAGACCCAGGCCCACAACAACGCCGGGCAGATCCGCCAGGCTGTGGACGCCCTCGGCAAGATCAGCGACGCGGTCACCGTGATCAGCGACATGAACCTGCAGATCGCCAGCGCCGCCGAACAGCAGAGCGCCGTGGCCGAAGAGGTCAACCGCAACGTTTCGGCAATCCGCACCGTCACCGAAACCCTGACCGAACAGGCCACCGAATCGGCGGCGATCAGCAGCCAGCTCAACGCCCTGGCCAGTCAGCAGATGAAATTGATGGATCAGTTCCGCGTGTAATCGCAGTCGCCCTGAATCCCTGTGGGAGCTGGCTTGCCAGCGATGGCGGTAGATCAGTCGATACATTGTTGACTGACACTCCGTAATCGCTGGCAAGCCAGCTCCCACAGGGACCGGTGATGTCCGGTAAATCGGGGATTTCATCTAAGCCAACAGCGTTTTGCACTATTCTGCCCTCTCGTTCCGGAGGGCCTTCGATGACTGATCTGCTCACGTCCATTCAAGCCGCACTTGGCTTGTCCCGCACGCCGATTCCGTTCACCGGCGAGGGCGCCCTGCCTTCGGCGTTTGCCGTCACCGACCTTGCCTGCGCGAGCATTGCCGCGGCCGGGCAAGCCGTCGCCGAACTCCTTCAGCAGCAAACCGGCGACTTGCCCAGCGTAGAAGTCGACCGCCGCCTCGCCTCGTTCTGGTTCGCCACTTCACTGCGGCCAATCGGCTGGGAAGTCCCGCCGCTCTGGGATCCGGTGGCCGGCGACTACGCGACCAAAGACGGCTGGATTCGCCTGCACACCAACGCCCCGCATCACCGCGCCGCTGCTGAAAGCGTGCTGGGCGCCTGTGCCGACCGCGCGGCGATGGCGGCGAAAGTCGCACAATGGGCCAGTGCCGATCTGGAGCGAGCGGTGGTCGAGGCCAAGGGTTGTGCGGCCGAAATGCGCAGTTGGGAGCAGTGGCAGAAACATCCCCAAGGGTTGGCGGTGAATGCCGAACCCATGGTGCATTTCAGTGATGGGAAAGACGAAAGTCATCAACCCTGGCAAGGCTCGGTGGCGCAACCATTGGCCGGACTCAAGGTGCTCGACCTGACTCGCGTACTCGCCGGCCCGACTGCCAGCCGTTTCCTCGCTGGGCTGGGCGCCAATGTCCTGCGCATCGATCCACCGACCTGGAACGAACCCGGCGTGGTGCCGGAAGTAACCCTCGGCAAGCGTTGTGCGCGGCTGGATCTGCATCAACCGGCAGATCGCGCAGTGTTCGAAAGCCTGCTCAAGGATGCCGACATTCTGTTGCACGGCTATCGCGCCGACGCCCTTGAACATCTCGGCTTCGGCGTCGAACGTCGCCGGCAACTGGCGCCGGGGCTGATCGATGTCTGCCTCAACGCTTACGGCTGGAGCGGCCCGTGGCAGAACCGTCGGGGCTTCGACAGTCTGGTGCAGATGAGCAGCGGGATTGCCGAGGCAGGACAGCGCTGGAAGCAGGCGGACAAACCGACGCCGTTGCCGGTGCAGGCGCTGGATCATGCGACGGGGTATCTGATGGCGGCAAGTGTGATTCGGTTGCTGGCTGACCGGTTACGCAGTGGTCGAGGTGGGTCGGCACGGTTGTCGCTGGCGCGGACGGCGAAGTTGTTGATTGAGGATGGGGCTGGGACTGACGAAGCGTTGCGTCCGGAAAATCCACAAGATCAAAGCTCGCTGGTGGAGCAGACACCTTGGGGGCCGGCGCATCGGCTACAAGCGCCGCTTCGTATCGCAGGAACGTCGTTGCAGTGGTCTTTGCCGGCGACTGAGTTGGGATCGCATCGTCCGCAGTGGTGAATGTCAGACCGCCATCGCTGGCAAGCCAGCTCCCACAGGTCCAACGGTGTTTACGGATTTTGTGTACGGCCTGGATACTGTGGGAGCTGGCTTGCCAGCGATGGGGCCAGTAATGACAGCCTATCAGCCGGATCAGTCTGCCCTGCTCAGAGATGTCCACAGCAACTGCGCCGCATACCCCCGAAACGGCCGCCAGGCTTCAGCGCGGGCTGACAACTCCCGCACCGTCATCCGCTCCCCTTCCAGCACCTCCAGCGCCCGCAGCAATCCCACATCGCCAGTCGGAAACCCGTCCATATCCCGCAACTGCCGCAGGGCAATGTACTGCGCCGTCCAGTCGCCAATCCCGTGCAGCGCCAGCAATCGCGCGGTCCCGGATGAAAACAGCAACGGGTCCTCCAGCAACGCCTGCACCACGCCCGACAGCGTGCGACCACGACTTTTCGGCATGCCCAGCGCCGCCAGATCCGCGCGCGCTAAAACCGCCGCTTCGGGAAACACATGGGTCAACCCCGGCACCGCAGAGTGCAACGGCTCGCCATACTGCGCCACGAGTTTCCCTGCCAACCGGATCGCCCCGACCACTGTAATCTGCTGCCCCAGCACCGCCCGAAACGCCAGCTCCAGACCATCCCACGCCCCCGGCACCCGTAAACCCGGGCGCGCGGCCATCAACGGCGCCAGCAGCGGATCCGCCGCCAGATGCCGTTGCATGGTCGGCAGATCGGCGTCCAGATCGAACAGCCGACGCAAGCGCGCAACAATCTCGGGAAGCGCTGATGGATCAGGAAAATCCAGTTCGACCTCCAGCGCATCACCTTCACCCGGCCAGACCGAAACCGTACCGTAAACACCGTTCAATCCGATGCTGCGCGAATACACGCCATCGACCACCGTTTCCATCCCGACCACCGCCCGCGCCGCGAAAAACCCGAGCATCGCCGGCCAGTCACAGGATCCCTGATAGTCGAGCCGTAATCTCACAGGGACAACACGCCGCTGTACAACCCATACGCCGCGAGCCCGGCGCCGGCGATCACACAGGTGAAAATCCCCTTCTCGATCGTCGTGAACAACGGTTCGCCCTGCTCATGCTTGGCCTTGGCGAACAGAATCACTCCCGGTGCATACAGCAGCGCCGACAGCAGCAAATATTTCACCCCGCCGGCGTACAGCAACCACACCGCGTAGCACAGGGCGATGCCGCCGATCAGCAGATCCTTGGTGCGTTCTGCCGAAGCATGTTCATAGGTTTCCCCCCGTCCGCTCAACAGCACCGCATAGGCCGCCGACCACAGGTACGGCACCAGAATCATCGAAGAGGCGAGGTAAATCAGACTGGTGTAAGTGCCTTCGGAAAACAGCGTGATCAACAGGAAAATCTGGATCATCACGTTGGTCAGCCACAACGCGTTGACCGGCACATGGTTGGCGTTTTCCTTTTTCAGGAACGCCGGCATGGTCTTGTCCCGGGCAGTGGCAAACAGGATTTCGGCGCACAGCAGGGCCCAGGACAACAATGCACCGAGCAACGAGATCGCCAGGCCGATGCTGATCGCCAGCGCCCCCCACGGCCCGACGATATGCTCGAGCACCGCCGCCAGCGACGGGTTCTGCAAGGTCGCCAACTCAGGCTGGCTCATGATTCCGAGCGACAGCACATTGACCAACACCAGCAACGCCAGCACGCCAATGAACCCGATCACCGTGGCACGCCCCACGTCGCTGCGTTTCTCCGCTCGCGCCGAGTACACACTGGCACCTTCGATGCCAATGAACACAAACACGGTGACCAGCATCATATTGCGCACCTGATCCATCACACCGCCAAAACTGGGGTTGCTGCGGCCCCAGATGTCGCGGGTAAAGATGTCAGCCTTGAACGCCACCGCGGCAATC is a window from the Pseudomonas gozinkensis genome containing:
- a CDS encoding CoA transferase produces the protein MTDLLTSIQAALGLSRTPIPFTGEGALPSAFAVTDLACASIAAAGQAVAELLQQQTGDLPSVEVDRRLASFWFATSLRPIGWEVPPLWDPVAGDYATKDGWIRLHTNAPHHRAAAESVLGACADRAAMAAKVAQWASADLERAVVEAKGCAAEMRSWEQWQKHPQGLAVNAEPMVHFSDGKDESHQPWQGSVAQPLAGLKVLDLTRVLAGPTASRFLAGLGANVLRIDPPTWNEPGVVPEVTLGKRCARLDLHQPADRAVFESLLKDADILLHGYRADALEHLGFGVERRRQLAPGLIDVCLNAYGWSGPWQNRRGFDSLVQMSSGIAEAGQRWKQADKPTPLPVQALDHATGYLMAASVIRLLADRLRSGRGGSARLSLARTAKLLIEDGAGTDEALRPENPQDQSSLVEQTPWGPAHRLQAPLRIAGTSLQWSLPATELGSHRPQW
- a CDS encoding DNA-3-methyladenine glycosylase family protein; this translates as MRLRLDYQGSCDWPAMLGFFAARAVVGMETVVDGVYSRSIGLNGVYGTVSVWPGEGDALEVELDFPDPSALPEIVARLRRLFDLDADLPTMQRHLAADPLLAPLMAARPGLRVPGAWDGLELAFRAVLGQQITVVGAIRLAGKLVAQYGEPLHSAVPGLTHVFPEAAVLARADLAALGMPKSRGRTLSGVVQALLEDPLLFSSGTARLLALHGIGDWTAQYIALRQLRDMDGFPTGDVGLLRALEVLEGERMTVRELSARAEAWRPFRGYAAQLLWTSLSRAD
- the arcD gene encoding arginine-ornithine antiporter, whose product is MSQPTQKLRLGALIALVVGSMIGGGIFSLPQNMAARADAGAILIGWGITAIGMLTLAFVFQTLANRKPELDSGVYAYAKAGFGDYMGFSSAWGYWISAWLGNVGYFVLLFSTLGYFFPVFGQGNTPIAIGCASVLLWAVHFLVMRGIKEAAFINQVTTVAKIVPLIMFIVIAAVAFKADIFTRDIWGRSNPSFGGVMDQVRNMMLVTVFVFIGIEGASVYSARAEKRSDVGRATVIGFIGVLALLVLVNVLSLGIMSQPELATLQNPSLAAVLEHIVGPWGALAISIGLAISLLGALLSWALLCAEILFATARDKTMPAFLKKENANHVPVNALWLTNVMIQIFLLITLFSEGTYTSLIYLASSMILVPYLWSAAYAVLLSGRGETYEHASAERTKDLLIGGIALCYAVWLLYAGGVKYLLLSALLYAPGVILFAKAKHEQGEPLFTTIEKGIFTCVIAGAGLAAYGLYSGVLSL